The Myotis daubentonii chromosome 9, mMyoDau2.1, whole genome shotgun sequence genome has a segment encoding these proteins:
- the TCP11L1 gene encoding T-complex protein 11-like protein 1 isoform X3 gives MALAHEIVVNGDFQIKPVELPEDSLEKKVKEIVHKAFWDCLSVQLSEDPPTYDHAIKLLGEIKETLLSFLLPGHTRLRNQITEVLDLDLIKQEAENGALDISKLVEFIIGMMATLCAPARDEEVKKLKDVKEIVPLFRAIFSVLDLMKVDMANFAVSSIRPHLMQQSVEYERKKFQELLEKQPTLFFTDSLDFVTQWLGEAADDLMHQTYKNALPAGGGAAGSGGSPTPSPIAVQNHAYLKLLKWDHLQQPFPETVLMDQARFQELQLQLEHLTVLGAVLLVTFSMAASGVSSQATFAEKLKMIVKILLTDMHLPSFHLKDALTTIGEKVCLEVSSCLSPCGFTPFTTDKEIVLKGQIQAVASPDNPIRRIMDSRILTFLETYLASGHEKALPTIPGGLGPVHKELEEVAIKFVRLVNYNKMVFSPYYDAVLSKILVRS, from the exons TTTGGAGAAGAAAGTAAAGGAGATCGTACATAAAGCTTTCTGGGATTGCTTGAGTGTCCAGCTAAGTGAGGACCCCCCAACCTATGACCATGCCATTAAACTTCTCGGGGAGATCAAAGAG ACTCTCTTATCTTTCTTGCTGCCTGGTCACACTAGACTGAGAAACCAGATTACGGAAGTCTTGGATCTGGATCTCAtaaagcaggaggcagagaatgGGGCCCTTGACATTTCCAAGCTGGTTGAATTCATTATTGGCATGATGGCGACACTGTGTGCACCTGCTCGAGATGAGGAAGTTAAGAAGCTAAAGGACGTTAAGGAAATAGTGCCCCTTTTCAG GGCAATTTTTTCTGTGTTGGACCTGATGAAAGTGGACATGGCGAACTTTGCTGTCAGTAGCATCAGGCCACATCTCATGCAGCAGTCAGTTGAGTATGAAAGGAAGAAGTTTCAAGAGCTTTTGGAGAAGCAGCCAA CCTTGTTTTTCACAGATTCCCTGGACTTTGTCACCCAGTGGTTGGGAGAAGCCGCAGATGACCTTATGCATCAGACGTATAAAAATGccctgccagctgggggaggggccgccggATCGGGGGGCAGTCCCACGCCTAGTCCCATTGCTGTCCAGAATCACGCGTACCTGAAGCTTCTGAAGTGGGACCACCTCCAGCAACCTTTCCCCGAG ACAGTGCTGATGGACCAGGCTCGCTTCCaagagctccagctccagctggaaCACCTGACCGTCCTGGGGGCGGTGCTGCTGGTCACGTTCAGCATGGCTGCCTCAGGTGTTTCCAGCCAGGCCACCTTCGCTGAGAAACTCAAGATGATCGTGAAGATCCTGCTCACAGATATGCATCTGCC CTCCTTCCATCTGAAGGACGCCCTGACAACCATTGGTGAGAAAGTCTGCTTGGAGGTGAGCAGCTGCCTTTCCCCGTGTGGGTTCACCCCCTTTACCACGGACAAGGAGATCGTGCTCAAGGGCCAGATCCAGGCGGTGGCCAGTCCTGACAACCCCATCCGCAGGATCATGG ATTCCCGAATCCTGACCTTCTTAGAAACCTACCTTGCCTCAGGCCATGAGAAGGCATTGCCCACAATACCTGGGGGATTGGGTCCAGTCCACAAAGAGCTGGAGGAAGTTGCTATTAAATTTGTTCGTCTGGTCAACTATAACAAGATGGTCTTCAGTCCCTACTATGATGCAGTCCTCAGTAAGATCCTTGTTAGATCCTAA